One stretch of Punica granatum isolate Tunisia-2019 chromosome 5, ASM765513v2, whole genome shotgun sequence DNA includes these proteins:
- the LOC116207271 gene encoding acyl-CoA--sterol O-acyltransferase 1-like — protein MEDVMYNFFKVWASVVVSLSYCYIIGKFIQKGISRLLLILPVVCLFFILPLSIDSINLSGLTGFFVAWLANFKLLLFAFGKGPLVTEDSCGSLSRFVVVACLPIKVRQKRAQGGCKDEGPGGEKRQKGHRSSLNYAVKAVLLAAMIHVYDYSDRIHPRVIYFLYCFHIYFFMEIILALLAAAVRSTFGMELEPQFNEPHLSTSLQDFWGRRWNLMVTSILRPTVYVPVRDATGRMWAPLPAVLTTFLVSGLMHEVMFYYLQEAKRRAAPMWDVTGFFLLHGVCVVAELAVKKLVAGRWQLPKLLSGALTAGFVIATGLRWFLPPLLRIHADKRTLEEYGVVGRFVKDVARTVSVCFLNAVNC, from the exons ATGGAGGATGTGATGTACAATTTCTTCAAGGTGTGGGCATCGGTCGTGGTATCGTTGAGCTATTGCTACATAATCGGAAAGTTTATCCAGAAAGGGATATCTAGACTCCTGTTGATCCTCCCAGTTGTGTGTCTCTTCTTTATCCTTCCCCTCAGCATCGACTCAATCAATCTCAGCGGCCTGACAGGCTTCTTTGTCGCCTGGCTTGCAAACTTCAAGTTGCTGCTCTTCGCCTTCGGGAAAGGCCCTTTAGTGACAGAGGACTCATGTGGCTCCCTCTCGCGTTTCGTCGTCGTTGCCTGCTTGCCCATCAAGGTCCGGCAGAAGCGAGCCCAAGGTGGCTGCAAGGACGAGGGCCCGGGTGGGGAGAAGCGTCAGAAGGGCCACAGGTCATCCCTGAATTACGCCGTGAAGGCAGTGCTTTTAGCAGCAATGATCCATGTCTACGACTATAGCGACAGAATCCACCCCAGGGTTATCTATTTCCTATACTGCTTCCACATTTACTTCTTCATGGAGATCATTCTAGCCCTCTTAGCAGCTGCCGTTCGATCCACGTTTGGGATGGAGCTGGAGCCACAGTTCAACGAACCGCACCTCTCAACTTCCCTCCAG GACTTTTGGGGCCGACGTTGGAACCTCATGGTCACCAGCATCCTGCGTCCGACAGTTTATGTGCCGGTCCGTGATGCCACGGGGCGGATGTGGGCCCCGCTACCGGCGGTGTTGACGACATTCCTGGTATCGGGACTGATGCACGAGGTGATGTTCTACTACCTCCAGGAGGCCAAACGGCGTGCAGCCCCGATGTGGGACGTCACGGGGTTCTTCCTCCTCCACGGCGTTTGCGTGGTTGCAGAGCTGGCAGTGAAGAAGTTGGTCGCTGGTAGGTGGCAGCTCCCGAAGCTGCTGTCTGGAGCGCTGACTGCTGGGTTCGTGATTGCAACCGGGCTGAGGTGGTTCTTGCCGCCGCTGCTGAGGATCCATGCGGACAAGAGAACACTGGAGGAGTACGGAGTTGTCGGGCGGTTTGTAAAAGACGTGGCTCGAACTGTCTCAGTCTGCTTCCTCAACGCGGTTAACTGCTAA
- the LOC116208712 gene encoding BAG family molecular chaperone regulator 5, mitochondrial produces MKSARKLRFSSAATAAATAAAVTYTLPNDSPVSETPITVQLSPPQSHSSAATKIQSTYRAHLLRSLYKTISAVDSEAGRLQRLIQRQETVDSLRSSERERLRMNESLMALLLSLDAVPGGIDPAVREARRKVSRRIVGLQEIVDGICGSSAGGRECMSMEGYGWEWEEALWGMEAEVCRERGGEEMERFCAQYLGFRCLERFLRQP; encoded by the coding sequence ATGAAATCCGCTCGGAAGCTCAGGTTTTCCTCCGCCGCCACCGCCGCCGCCACCGCCGCCGCCGTCACCTATACACTCCCAAATGACAGCCCAGTCTCGGAAACACCTATCACCGTCCAACTCTCGCCGCCTCAATCCCACTCCTCCGCCGCCACGAAGATCCAGTCCACTTACCGGGCCCACCTGCTCCGGTCCCTCTACAAGACGATCTCCGCCGTCGATTCCGAGGCCGGACGGCTCCAGCGCCTGATCCAGCGGCAGGAGACAGTGGACTCCCTCCGCAGCAGCGAGCGGGAGAGGCTGAGGATGAACGAGTCTCTGATGGCGCTACTGCTGAGTCTGGACGCGGTCCCGGGTGGGATCGACCCGGCGGTGAGGGAGGCTCGGAGGAAGGTTAGCCGACGGATCGTGGGGCTGCAGGAGATCGTGGACGGCATCTGCGGGAGCAGCGCCGGCGGTCGGGAGTGCATGAGCATGGAGGGGTACGGGTGGGAGTGGGAGGAGGCGTTGTGGGGAATGGAGGCGGAGGTATGTAGggagaggggaggggaggagaTGGAGCGGTTCTGCGCTCAGTATTTGGGGTTCCGTTGCCTCGAGAGATTCCTCCGGCAGCCATGA